In Papaver somniferum cultivar HN1 chromosome 1, ASM357369v1, whole genome shotgun sequence, a genomic segment contains:
- the LOC113360285 gene encoding uncharacterized protein LOC113360285, whose product MSFFQALYGYLPPHLAFPSTATTSVDVVEAYLKSRDYMLDIIKESLHQSQDRMKLYVDSSRVERIFAEGDLVYLKLQPYRQASVSLRRNFKLSAKYYGPFKVLQRIGAVAYKLQLLSHSRIHLVFHVSQLKQHIGVKYTPSPTLPVVDLHSEIIMLPEQVLKIRTVLRGNKMVHQMLIQWTNSSADDATWEDISNIRSHYPRFAFEDKDNFQG is encoded by the coding sequence ATGTCTTTTTTCCAAGCTTTGTATGGCTATTTACCTCCCCATCTAGCTTTTCCTTCTACTGCTACTACTTCTGTGGATGTTGTGGAAGCTTACTTAAAATCAAGAGACTATATGCTTGACATCATCAAAGAATCTCTGCATCAATCACAGGACAGAATGAAACTCTATGTTGATTCCTCAAGAGTGGAACGTATTTTTGCAGAAGGGGATTTGGTCTACCTCAAACTCCAACCTTACAGGCAAGCATCAGTGTCCTTGAGAAGGAACTTTAAGCTCTCAGCTAAATATTATGGACCATTCAAAGTTTTACAAAGGATTGGTGCAGTAGCCTATAAACTTCAGCTGCTTTCACACTCCAGGATACACCTTGTTTTTCATGTTTCACAGTTGAAGCAGCATATTGGTGTGAAATACACACCTTCACCTACTCTACCTGTTGTGGATCTCCATAGTGAAATTATCATGCTCCCAGAGCAGGTGTTGAAGATAAGAACAGTACTCAGAGGCAACAAGATGGTGCACCAAATGCTCATCCAATGGACCAACTCCTCAGCAGACGATGCTACTTGGGAGGACATCTCCAATATTAGGTCTCATTATCCTAGATTTGCCTTCGAGGACAAGGACAATTTTCAGGGGTAG
- the LOC113316039 gene encoding protein HEADING DATE 3A-like, with amino-acid sequence MRRVPRDPLVVGRVVGDVLDPFERSVPIRISYTSKDVTNGCEFKPSAVVTQPRVEIGGDDMRTFYTLVMVDPDAPSPSDPNLREYLHWLVTDIPGTTGATYGQEIVTYEAPRPTAGIHRFVYVLFRQLGRQTVYAPGWRQNFNTRDFAEIHNLGLPVAAVYFNCQRESGSGGRRRA; translated from the exons ATGCGCAGAGTACCAAGAGATCCATTGGTAGTAGGGAGAGTAGTAGGGGATGTATTAGACCCCTTTGAAAGATCAGTACCGATTAGGATATCATATACTTCAAAGGACGTCACTAATGGTTGTGAATTTAAACCTTCTGCTGTTGTTACTCAACCTAGAGTTGAGATTGGGGGTGATGACATGAGGACCTTTTACACTCTG GTAATGGTAGACCCTGATGCACCTAGCCCTAGTGATCCAAATTTAAGAGAATATTTGCACTG GTTGGTTACTGATATCCCAGGAACAACAGGAGCAACATATG GACAAGAAATCGTAACATACGAAGCACCTAGACCAACTGCGGGGATTCACCGATTTGTTTACGTGTTATTCCGTCAACTTGGTCGTCAAACTGTATATGCACCAGGCTGGCGTCAAAATTTCAACACgcgagattttgctgaaattcaCAATCTCGGCCTGCCTGTTGCTGCTGTATACTTCAACTGCCAGAGGGAGAGTGGCTCCGGAGGCAGAAGAAGAGCATGA